TTGCCTTGCGCGCAAGGAGCTCTTCGCGGCGCAGCGCCCGCTGTTCGAGGTACCGGTCGTAGCCGCCTTCGTACGAGGCAAAGCCCCCGCGGCCGTCGAGCTCGACGATCCGGTTCGTCTGTCGACGCAGGAACGTGCGGTCGTGGGAGACGACGACGACGGCGCCGGGGAAACGTTCGAGGGTCGTTTCGAAGAACTGGATCGACGGCAGGTCGAGATGGTTGGTCGGCTCGTCGAGCAGCAGGACCTCGGGCTGCCCGAGGAGCAGCTTCGCGAGCTCGACGCGCATGAGCCAGCCGCCGCTGAACGACGAGAGCGGTCGGTCGAGGTCATCGGTCTCGAATCCGAGCCCGGCGAGGACCTCGTCGACCCGCGCGTGACGGGCGAATCCGCCACCCTGCTCGAAGCGCAGGCCGAGCGCGTCGTAGCGTTCCGTGAGCGCGCTGGGCAGCGCTTCGCCGGCGGCGCCGCGTTCGCTCATCTCGGTCTCGATCCGGCGGAGCTCCTCCTCGAGCGCGTCGAGCTCGGCGAGCGCCGTGCGAGCTTCCTCGCGCACGGTGTGACTCGCGCGGGGGTCGATCTCCTGGCGCAGCAGACCGATCCGGACGTCGCGGGCGCGGTGGATCTCGCCTTCGTCGGGGGGCTCCTCGCCGGTCAGGGTGTGGAGGAGGGTGGTCTTGCCGGCGCCGTTCGGGCCGACGACGCCGATCCGATCTCCGGCGCGAACGACGATCGACGCGCCGCCGAAGAGCAGGCGCGCCCCGATGCGCTTCGACAGATCTTCGAGACGCAGCAGCAAGCAGGAACTCCGGGTGGGCGGGAGGCCGGGCAGACCTCGAGCGGGCGGTAGCATGACCGCCACGCCGACGGCGGGCAAGCGCGCCCCCGCCGATGGCAGGGGCGACGCCCCTCGTGCATGCTTGGCCTCGCCATGCGCCTCTCGCGACGTGCACGCTATGCCCTCTGCGGGATCTTCGACCTCGCCTACAACGGGGGTGGTCATCCCGTTCGCGTCAAGCAGATCGGCGCGCGCCAGGGCATCCCGCACCGCTTCCTCGAGCAGATCTTCCAGGATCTGCGCCGCGCCGACCTGGTCTCGGGCAAGCGAGGTCCGGGCGGGGGCTACGTGCTCACACGCTCGCCCGAGGACATCTCCCTCCGTCAGGTCGTCGAGGCGGTGGAGGGGCCGGAGGCCTTCGCCGCGGAGGCGACGACGGAGGGCTGGGCGCCCTCGGAGCATCGGCCCGACTTCCTGTGGGTCGAGCTGGCCGAGCGGATGGCGGCGACCCTCGACGGGGTCGCGATCTCGGATCTGTGTCGGGAGGCGGCCTCGCGGTCTCTGGACCGCGAGCTGACGGCCGTGCTCGACTTCCAGATCTGATTCGGCGCGCCTGGCTGGGCGTGCCCCCAGGGCACCTGTCCATTAGACTCCTGTCGGTCGAACCCCCCGTTCGAGAGAGGCCCGGCGATCCGGGTGGGGACGAGAGCGTGTCCGATCGCGTCGACCTGAAGGCCGAGCTCGAGAGCCGGTCGATCCCGAACGACATCCTGCACGAGATCTGTCAGCACGCCCTCGACGTGGTGCCGGAGGAATGCTGCGGCCTTCTGCTCGGTGACGAAGAAGGCTGGGCACGAAGGGTCGTGCGCATCACGAACGTCATGACGAAGATGCACGTTTCCGATCCCGAGGCCTTTCCGCGCGATGCGCGTCATGCCTACTACATGTCCGAGGTCGAGTACCTGAAGGCGGTCCAGGAGGCCGAGGCACGGAGCGAGCGCGTGACGGCCGTCTACCACTCCCACGTCGGGCACGGCTGCTACCTGTCTCCCGACGACGTGGCTTTCGCGACCCATCCGCTCTTCCCGTTTCCCGAAGCTGCCCAGATCGTCGTCTCGCTGCTGGACGGGAAGGTCAAGGAGGCGGGGGTCTTCGAGCCGCGCACCACGGCGACGGGCGCGCCGGGCTTCGTCGGACGCTTCCTCGAGGCGGTGCCGTGAGTCGGACGAGCGTATTGCAGGCGGCGGCGGCGCTCGCGGGCTCGGGGCTTCTCGCGGCCGCGTTCATGGCCTGCGCGTCCGCGCGACTTCAGGTCGACGACTTGCCGGAGGAGAAGATCGCGCTCCTGCATTGGGAGGACCGCGCCGGGCAGAAGCGGATGGAGATCTTCGGGAAGCTCGCCGAGATCCCGCCGCTGCCGGAGGACGAGGACGATCCCGAGCGGCAGGAAGAAGCCCAGGTTCGCGCCTACCTGCGCGCCGACGAGCTCCTCCAGATCCGCCCGCAGACGGCGAAGTACCCGGGACGCGTGATGCTCCTGGACCCGCGGACCGCGGAGCTCGAGCACGTCGAAGAGGCGCCCCGCGACGCGATCCCGCTGGCCTGGTCGCCGGATCGGACGCGACTGCTCCTGGCCTCGAGCCATCGCGGGGGCAAGGAGCAGCTCTACGAGCTCCACCTCGAGCGTCGGGACCTCGCCCCTGTGACGTTCGGCCCCGCCGAGCATCCGCGGGGCGGCTACGGCCCGGACGGGACGATCTATGCTCACCGGGTCCGGCGGACGAAGGCGATCGGTGCTTCGGCCAACACCCTCCACCGGATCGAGCCCGGAGGTCGCGCGGGTCCGGCCCTCGCGAAGGACGTCTCGCCCGGGACGGTCCGGATCCTGGCGGATCCGGCCCTGGCGGTCTTCGAGCAGGTCGTTCCGCGCCCCCGGCGCAACGGCCCGACCGTCTTCGAGTCCTTCATTGCGACGGCACCGCTGGCGGCGCGGGGAGAGAAGACGCTGTTGCTCAAGGGACGGGAGCCGACGCTCACCCCCGATGGGCAGTGGATCGTGTTTGCATCGCCGTCCACGGCGGGCTATCGACTGCGGCGCATGCGGCCCGACGGCACCTCCCGGGTGCCGATCGGCCCCGGGGGCACCGAGGAGCGGATGCCGACCGTCTCTCCGGACGGCGACTTCGTCGCTTTCGTGCAGACAGGCTACGGACGCCGCCGATTGACGGTGCGGCGCTTCGACGGCAAGGACGAGCGCGTCCTGCTCACGTCGGGATGGTCCGAGTATCCGGTCTGGTAGCCGAGCCCCCGACCCCGCGCAGAACCGACAGACCCGAAGCAGACGCCCAGGCGCCCGGTGATTCTCCGGGTGGCCCAAGGAAGGATATTCGAATCATGAGCCAGAACGATCTCGTCCCGGTCCACGGCGGCCTCGAAGAGCCGGTGGATCGCCTCGTGCCCTTCAAGGACAAGGCCGCCTTCCTCTCGGAGGCCGAGGGCCTGCCCGCGATTCGGGTGACCGACGCCGACCTGGCCACCGTCTACCGGATCGCCGATGGCGCGCTCTCGCCGCTGACCGGTCCCATGAAGAAGGCCGCTTTCGATCTGGCCCTCGACGAGAAGGTCGTCGAGTCGAAGGGCGGGCGGTACGCCTGGACGATTCCGATCGCGCTGCCGCTGACCGATGCCGAAGCCGGCTCGCTCACCGCGGGCGGCGCCTGCGCGGTCAAGACCGAGGACGGCCAGGTCGTCGCGATCCTCTCCGACCTCGAGGTCTTCGACTGGGACAAGGCGAAGTACCTGACGAGTGTCTACGGAACCGAGCGCGTCGACCATCCGGGCGGTCGGATCGTCGACAACGACGAGCGCACGAAGCTGATCGGCGGTGAGCTCCGCGCGCTGCCCCAGCGAGCGAACAAGGAGTACGGCGAGTTCATGCTCTCGCCGAAGATGTGCCGCGCGTTCATCGCGGACAAGAAGTGGGAGCGCGCCCTCGCGTTCCAGACGCGCAACCCGCTCCACCGCGCCCACGAGTACGCGCTGGTCTACGGCGTCGAGCAGCTGACCGCGGCGGGTCATTTCGCCGGGGCCGTGCTGAACCCGCTGATGGGCGAGCTCAAGGGCGACGATGTCCCGGCCTCGACCCGGATGCTCTGCTACCGCAAGCTGCACAGCGAGCGCCTGCTGGGCGAGGGCGACAAGGACGAGGCGATCTGGGAGAAGGCCGGCTACGACATCTCGGACGTGTTCGAGCTGATCGGTCTGGACATCAAGATGTTCTACGGCGGTCCCGCCGAGGCGATCATGCACGGCATCTACCGCCAGAACTACGGCTTCTCCGACATCGTGATCGGCCGCAAGCACGCCGACGCGCCCTTCGAGGACGGGGAGGCGATCTGGGGCGACTTCGACGCGCATGACATCTTCGATGCGCTTCCCGGTCAGCTGGCGATCCAGCCCTGCAAGGTTGGCTTCGCGGCGTTCTACGAGAGCCTGGGACGCGTCGACCTGACCGAGCGCCACCCGGACGAGAAGCCGTTCTCGATCTCGGGCACGAAGGTCCGTTCGATGCTGCAGGAGGGCGAGCGCCCGGATCCTCGGATCATGCGGCCGGAGACCTCGGACGTGCTGATCGAGGCGTACAGAAACTAGTCGGCGCTTGCGCGCCGCTCGACGCGTCCTTTCTGGACGCGTCTTGCGCTGAGGGCTCTGGTCGGGGTCGGCCCCACCGAAGCGCTCGAGGAATCGACGGGGATCGTCCGGGAGGGCGGTCCCCGTTTGCGTTTCGGTGTCGGATGGCGAGAATCGGGTCATGCGCTTCCTCGGACTTCGACCGATCTTCATGGCGGCCGCGCTCGCGGCGGCGGCTTGTGCCGGGTCCGAAGGGCCCGTTCGACTCACGCATTCGAGCGAGACACCCTGGGTCGAGCTGCGCAGCGCCCGCGGCTATAACGGGTCGGCCGCGGTGAAGGCCATGCCGACCGAGGTCGAGCGGATCGACCGGGTGCTGCGCAACCGCGCCGTCTATCGGGAGCCGGGCTTCGGGTTCGGGCACCTGATGCTGGGGTCGGGCGCGCTCTATCCCTATCACGCGCACGCGGCGCCCGAGGCCTACCACGTGCTGTCGGGCGTCGCCGAGTGGAGCGTGGACGGCGAGACGCGACGCGTCGGGCCCGGCACGACGATCTATCACGCGCCCTACGCGGACCATCGCTGGGTGACGGTCTCCGAAGAGCCGCTGCGCGTGGTCTGGGCGCAGTGGGTCCCGGACGGGGATCGCAGCGGCCTGATCGCGGACGCGGTTCGCCGGCGCGGAGGATCGACGACCGGCAATTTCTTCGAGGGCGAGCGTCGTTCGGTGTCGCTCCTGCCGACGAAGCTCGCGGCGCCCGTCGCCGACGTCCCGCCGGGCACCGTGCTCGACGAGATGCGTCGCAAGCGCCTCGAGGCGCGGCACGTGGAGCCGTCCCGGCCGGCGGTCCGCATCTTCGTCGACAGCTTCGGGATCCCCTGGAACACCGAGCAGGACGGCGTGCGCTGGCGGGCGGTCTTCGGGACGCCGGACCTCGAGTGGGGACACGTCGAGATCCGCGGTCCGGGGCAGCGTGAGCTTCCGGCCTCCTCCGCGCCGTGGCTGCTGCACGTGCTCTCGGGCGAGGCGCGGGTGCGGATCGCCGACGGAGGCGATCTCCGCGTCTCGGCGGGCTCGTCCGTCGTCGTGCGTCCCGGCGAGCCGCTCGAAGTCGAGTTCGAGAGCGAGGACCGTGACGCCTGGGACCAGGTCCCGCCGCTGCGCGCGCTCTTCACCCGTTGGGCTCCGGATGGCGACATGAGCTACTGGGCGCGCGACTACTTCCTCGTCGAGCCGATGCCCGAGCCCCCCGCCGAGGCGACACTCCCGAAGGACGTGTCGTTCTTTCCCTAGGCGCGCGGCAGGGTCGCTTCGCCCGCGCGCGGGATCGCGCGGGGAACGCGCGGTTCGAGGCGCGTCGTTGACACGCCCTGGTGTCGCTGTACTCTGGGAAGGCGCTACTGATAGATCTATCAGTAGCGCTGGGTGGTCCGATTCTCCCGACTCGGATCGCCTGCCTGCCTCGAGACGGTCGGTCGGCCGTCACCAACAGGTCTTCACGCCCATCGACCCGAAGCCGCGCTGCGGCAAGGCGGTGAGGTCCACGTGGACGGCCTTCGGATTGCGAGCGACGCCCGAGCGGGCGCGAGCGCGCGATCCGGTACCAGGGGAGACGCGCGATGAGCGACGTGAAGACGAACGGGATCGAGTTCGACGAGTTCATGAGTGAAGCCGACACGGTCATGTGGGTCGGCGAGCGGGACCCGCGCCTGCGTTCGACGATGGTGAGCGTGTGGGTGCTCGATCGAATGCCTGCGATCGAGGACTTCGAAGCGATGCTCGCGGATTCGGTCGAACAGATTCCGCGCCTGCGTCAGCGCGTCGTTCGCGACGCCTACGAGATCGCGCCGCCGCGATGGGAGTTCGATCCCAACTTCGACCCCGGCTTCCACTTCCGGAGGTCCCATCTCGGCGGGGAAGGCGAGCTCCGCGACCTGCTCGACCTCGCCGAGCCGATCGCGATGCAGGCCTTCGACAAGGATCGTCCGCTCTGGGAGTTCTACCTCGTCGACGGGCTCAGCGGCGGCCGCGCCGGCGTGATCATGAAGCTCCACCACGCCGTGTCGGACGGCGTCGGTCTCGTGAACATGACGAAGAGCATGATCGAGCGGACTCCGGACGAGGGCCGAAAGCGGCGGACCGGGCGACGCCTGGCCGACCTCGAGGTGCCCGAGCCGGCGACCCGGCGGGAGCTCGTTCGCGGGGCGATCAAGCACCGCGTGCGCCGGGCGACGGAGAACGCGGGGCGGGTGCTTCGCGGTGCAGCGGATCTGGCGGCGGATCTCGTGACGAAGCCGTCGGAGACGGTCGGTCGCGCGAGCGACATGGTCGGTTCGATCGGACGGCTGCTCGAGCCGATCACGGAGCCGAAGTCGCCGGTCATGCGCGATCGCGGCATGGCGCTCTCGCTCAGCGGCTTCACGGCCTCGCTCGCCGGCATGAAGAAGACCGGTCGCGCGATGGGCGGGTCGGTCAATGACGTCTTCGTGACGGCCGTGGCGGGTGGCCTCCGGCGCTATCACGAGCACTTCGGCGCGAGCGTCGACGAGCTCAACATGATGATGCCGATCAACATGCGAGCGAAGGACGAGAGCGGTCGGAAGGCCGGCAATCAGTTCGTGCCGTCGCGCTTTCTCGTTCCCGTCGGGATCGAGGATCCCCTCGACCGGATGGAAGCGATCCAGGACCGAATTCGGGAGCAGCGGGGCGAGTCGGCCCTCGGCTACGTCGAAGACATCATGACCGTGATGAACCAGCTCCCCGACGCCGTCATGCAGGGCGTGATGGAGGGGATGACGACCGCCGTCGATTTCGTGACGAGCAACGTTCCGGGCCCCCGGTCCGCGACCTACACCGCCGGCGCGAAGATCGAGCAGATGTTCCCCTTCGGCCCTCCCGCCGGTGCGGCCGTCAACATCACCCTGTTCAGCTACGACGGCACCTGCCACGTCGGCATCAACGCCGACCGCGCGGCAGTCGAATCCCCCGAGCTCCTGCGCGAGTGCATCGAGAAGAGCATGGTGGAGCTGCTGTCGAACTACCACGAGGAGTAGCCGCCTTGGCAGCGCGTCGTACGAAGAGGAAGAAGGCGGCGTCTCCGCGGACACGGATGTCGCCGGATCAGCGTCGCGCGCAGCTGCTGCGCTGCGCGCTCGAGGTGTTCGCGAACAAGGGCATCCGGCGCGCCGGCCACGCCGAGGTGGCGAAGCTGGCGGGCTGCGCCGTGTCGACCGTGTTCCTCTACTTCGACACGCGGGAGGCGCTCGTCGACGCCGTGCTCGACGAGGTCGAGACCTTCTACACCGACCTCGCCGGCCGCGCGCACGCGTCCGCGCGGCCCGCGACGGAGGTCCTGCTCGATCACGGGCGCCGCTTCCGCGCCTCGATCGAGTCGCATCCCGAGCACGCGCTCGTCCTGCTGAACTGGGCGGCGAATGCGCGCAGCCGGGTCTGGCCCCGCTACATCGCGCTGATCGAAGACATGGTGGAGAACCACCGCAAGACGATCGAGCGCGGGATCGCCGAGGGCGACCTCGACCCCGCCGTCGATGCCGAGTCCGCAGCGCGCATCATCATCGGGTACGCGCACATGACGATCCAATTGCGCCTCGCGGACTTCGAGCCGGAGCGCGCAGAGCAGATTTCCCAGAGGATGGTCTCCGCCGTCCTGTCTCCGCCCAACCCCCTGAAGGACGCCGCCGCCTGACGCGCGTCGTCGAGGAGTCCGCCATCCATGGATCAGCTCACGGGTCTCGACAACAGCTTCCTGCTGATGGAGACCGGCGCGGCCCTCGGCCATGTCGGCTCCTACGCGACGTTCGATGCGTCCGATCTCGCCCAGGGCGAGTTCTACGCCGCGTTCCGCAAGACGCTCGAGGAGCGCCTCCACCTGCTCCCCCCGTATCGCCGCAAGCTCGCGGAGGTCCCGCTCGGGCTCGATCGGCCCTACTGGGTGGAGGACGAGGACTTCGACCTCGACTTCCACGTCCGACACATCGCCGTCCCGGCGCCGGGTGATCGCGAGCAGCAGGCGGCGCTCGTGGCGCGCCTCCACAGTCGTCCCCTCGACCGCGCCCGACCGCTCTGGGAGGTCTACGTGATCGAAGGGCTCGCCGACGGCCGGGTGGGGTTCTACTCGAAGGTCCACCACGCCACCATCGATGGGGTCTCGGGTTCGCAGATGATGGAGAAGCTCCTCGACCGCGATCCGAACGGGGATGTCGTCGAGCCGCCGAAGACGCCCTGGGTGGCGGATGCGACCCCGAGCCAGGGAGAGATGCTCATGCGGGGCGCCGCCGGCGCCGCGACCCATCCGGGCCGCATGGCGCGGACCCTCTACCGGACGGCCCGCGGCGTGTGGGAGAGCAACGAGCTGCTCGCCTCCGCGGCGCAAGGGCTCGGCCTCGATCGGCTACCGCTGACCCGGTCGATTCTCAAGCGGCGTGGGGCCGAGATCGACGCCGATCGGATCCCGCAGGCGCCGGCACCGCGGGCCCCCTGGAACCTCTCGATCACGCCGCACCGACGCGTGGCCTGCTTCTCGCAGCCCCTCGCCGACTACAAGCACGTGAAGAAGGCCTTCGGGACGACGCTGAACGACGTCGTCATGGCCGTGACCGGCGGCGCCCTGCGGCGCTACCTCGAGTCGCACAGCTCGCTCCCGGAGGATCCGTTGAAGGCGATGGTGCCGGTCTCGGTGCGCAGCGAGTCGGAGGCCGAGGTCTACTCGAACCGGGTGGCCAGCGTGATCTCCGAGCTCGCGACCGACGAGAAGGACCCGGTCGAACGGCTGATGCGGATTCATCGCGCGATGCAGGCGGCGAAGCGCATGCACGCGGCGACGCCGGCGACGTTGCTCCAGGACTGGACGGAGTTCGCGATGCCTGCGCTCCTCGGGCAGGCCCAGCGGATCGCCGCTCGGACCAAGATCCTGGATCGGCTGAACCCGCCCTTCAACGTGATCATCTCGAACGTGCCCGGGCCGCGAGAGCCGCTCTATCTGGCAGGCGCCGAGATGAAGGACTACTTCCCGGTCTCCGCGATCACCGACGGTCAGGGTCTCAACGTCACGGTGATCAGCTACCTCGATCATCTCGACTTCGGGCTGATCGCCTGTCGCGAGCTCGTCCCCGATCTCCACGACCTGGAGTCGGACTTCGACGAGTCTCTCGCCGAGCTCGTGCGACTCGCGGGCGAGGCCCGGAACTGACATCTTCTCGACAACGCCAACTGGAGAGGAACCCACCATGGCCGTACGCAAGAAGGCCGCCCGCAAGGCGGCGAAGAAGAAGACCACCCGACGTTCGCGCATCGGCGCCGACGCGATCGACGACGCCCTCTCCGGCCTCGAAAAGGAGATTCCGCGCTTGATCCGGAGGCTCCGGAAGAATCTCCGGGACCTCGAGAAGCAGGCGGACCGCGCGCGCAAGGACGGCGAGAAGCGCTGGCGCGACGCCGAGAAGCAGTTCCGATCGGATGCCGACGAGCTCCGGAAGCGGATCGAGGAGCTCGTGGGCGTCTCGAGTGGTACGAAGCGCAAGGGGGCCGCGAAGAAGAAGAGCGCCAAGCGGAAGGCAGCGAAGAAGTCGACGCGGAAGGCGCCGAAGAAGCGCGCGTCCGGCCGCTAGGCTCGGGCCAGGCGGTCGCCTAGACCATCCGGATCCGGGGCTCGCGGGCGTGGGCGAGGAGCGCGTCTCGCTCGTCGCCATCGGCCGGGTGGACGCCGTACCCGAACGCGAGGCCGATGCGGACCGGCTGGTTCAGGTTCTCGTCCTTCGACACGACGTCGGCCACCGCGCGAGCGAGCTCGAAGACGCGCTCGCCGGGGGTGCGCCCCGGTTCCGGCATCAGGACCGCGAACTCGTCGCGATCGATTCGAGCCAGCACGTCGAACTCGCGCAGGTGGGTCTGGAGCGCTTCGGCGAGCAGGCGGGCCACGTCGGACGCGTGGTCCGCGCCGGCCTCCGCGGTCAGCTCTGCCCGGTTCTCGAGCTTGCAGACGCAGAGGGCGAGGGCGTCCTCACGACCCGCCGCGCGCGCGATCTCCTCGCCGAGGCGCTTGTCGAGGTAGGAGACGTTCGGGAGCCCCGTCTCGTCGTCGAAGTTCCGGTTCTGTCGGTTCTCGCGGTGGCTCATCGCGTGGTCGAGCGCGCGCTCGACGTAGGACACGAAGCGACCGAAGACCTGCAGATCCTCGTCGTCGAAGCGGCTCGCGAAGAAGCGGTCGAGGGCGACCTTGTCGTAGATGGCGATCGAGCCGATGACCTCGCCGTTGCGCTTGAGGGGCGCCGAGAGGACGGAGCGCATCTCGTCCACGTGCTCCGAGAGGTTCGGGTCGAGGCTCGCGTCCTGGGTCAGATGAGCCGTCCGGCGGCGGATGGCGTCGACGGTGACGGCCTTGTCGAGGCGAAAGAGCGCCTCCTGCGCCGGTCCGTCGGCGGCTCCGAAGTACGAGCGGATCGAATAGCGTCGGGTCGTGGGGTCCTGAAGGCGCAGGATCGCGTGATCGGCCTCGAGGATCATCGACGCCGACGAGGTGGCGAGCCTCGCGACTTCGTTGGGCTCGGTGCACGAGAGCATGCGGATCGAGGTCTCGTTGATCGCGTTCACGCGCTCGGCCTGGCTGGCCATGCGCGCTTCCTTGTCGCTGGCCGCGATCGTGTCGGCGGCTGCGGCGGCGATCTCCTGCCAGCTCTCGAGGTTCCGGTGGCTCGGGCTGCTGCCGGCTCCCGAGGCGGCGGGCTTCGCGCCCATCTGCAGGGAGAGCAGACCGACGAGGTGGTTCCCGGCGAGGAGGGGCAGGGCGGCGTAGCCGATCCGCCCGTCTTCGTGCCGGAGAACGGCGGCGCGCTGGTTGCGGAGGGCTTCGCCGTCGACGCCGATGCCCGCCTCGAGGCGGTACTCGCCGCCGAAGCCGCCTCCGGTGAGCGAGGTGGCGACCATGCGGAGTCCGCCGTCGGCCTCGCGGAGGTAGAGATGGGCGATCCCGCCCGCGGCGCGCTCTGCGACGAAGCGGCAGAACTCCTCGAGACGGTCGTTCAGGATCGCGGGGCCGCGCAGGATGCGCTGGACCTCGCGGACCGCGTCGTAGCGCGCGGCCTGGGTCCGCAGGCTCTCGTGCTCCTGGGCGCGGGCGATGATCTGCGCGTCGAGGCTCGCGAGCTGCTCCATGAA
Above is a genomic segment from bacterium containing:
- a CDS encoding M67 family metallopeptidase, with protein sequence MSDRVDLKAELESRSIPNDILHEICQHALDVVPEECCGLLLGDEEGWARRVVRITNVMTKMHVSDPEAFPRDARHAYYMSEVEYLKAVQEAEARSERVTAVYHSHVGHGCYLSPDDVAFATHPLFPFPEAAQIVVSLLDGKVKEAGVFEPRTTATGAPGFVGRFLEAVP
- a CDS encoding GAF domain-containing protein translates to MRRRLGIWGASEESLRLLRLLSGNPGVEVSRIYDPNAADALERARGIGTALAHAVAPLLVDDATAFFAEQDFDAIIDSSGDFAAHVPAGPRTALQVVTPLTARLLWGYGVAPRDRKAELLQALHEVVESVDLTVEADELFERMLEIAVGVTGAEGGSLMLLDPEAGVLRIRVAKGVEPELWPKIRVALGQGISGRVAAEGRPIHIRGQAEPSSYDLVRERVDVESALCVPLIHHGKVLGVLNVHHSHRADVFGDEDLQFMEQLASLDAQIIARAQEHESLRTQAARYDAVREVQRILRGPAILNDRLEEFCRFVAERAAGGIAHLYLREADGGLRMVATSLTGGGFGGEYRLEAGIGVDGEALRNQRAAVLRHEDGRIGYAALPLLAGNHLVGLLSLQMGAKPAASGAGSSPSHRNLESWQEIAAAAADTIAASDKEARMASQAERVNAINETSIRMLSCTEPNEVARLATSSASMILEADHAILRLQDPTTRRYSIRSYFGAADGPAQEALFRLDKAVTVDAIRRRTAHLTQDASLDPNLSEHVDEMRSVLSAPLKRNGEVIGSIAIYDKVALDRFFASRFDDEDLQVFGRFVSYVERALDHAMSHRENRQNRNFDDETGLPNVSYLDKRLGEEIARAAGREDALALCVCKLENRAELTAEAGADHASDVARLLAEALQTHLREFDVLARIDRDEFAVLMPEPGRTPGERVFELARAVADVVSKDENLNQPVRIGLAFGYGVHPADGDERDALLAHAREPRIRMV
- a CDS encoding wax ester/triacylglycerol synthase family O-acyltransferase — its product is MDQLTGLDNSFLLMETGAALGHVGSYATFDASDLAQGEFYAAFRKTLEERLHLLPPYRRKLAEVPLGLDRPYWVEDEDFDLDFHVRHIAVPAPGDREQQAALVARLHSRPLDRARPLWEVYVIEGLADGRVGFYSKVHHATIDGVSGSQMMEKLLDRDPNGDVVEPPKTPWVADATPSQGEMLMRGAAGAATHPGRMARTLYRTARGVWESNELLASAAQGLGLDRLPLTRSILKRRGAEIDADRIPQAPAPRAPWNLSITPHRRVACFSQPLADYKHVKKAFGTTLNDVVMAVTGGALRRYLESHSSLPEDPLKAMVPVSVRSESEAEVYSNRVASVISELATDEKDPVERLMRIHRAMQAAKRMHAATPATLLQDWTEFAMPALLGQAQRIAARTKILDRLNPPFNVIISNVPGPREPLYLAGAEMKDYFPVSAITDGQGLNVTVISYLDHLDFGLIACRELVPDLHDLESDFDESLAELVRLAGEARN
- a CDS encoding dimethylsulfonioproprionate lyase family protein, with translation MRFLGLRPIFMAAALAAAACAGSEGPVRLTHSSETPWVELRSARGYNGSAAVKAMPTEVERIDRVLRNRAVYREPGFGFGHLMLGSGALYPYHAHAAPEAYHVLSGVAEWSVDGETRRVGPGTTIYHAPYADHRWVTVSEEPLRVVWAQWVPDGDRSGLIADAVRRRGGSTTGNFFEGERRSVSLLPTKLAAPVADVPPGTVLDEMRRKRLEARHVEPSRPAVRIFVDSFGIPWNTEQDGVRWRAVFGTPDLEWGHVEIRGPGQRELPASSAPWLLHVLSGEARVRIADGGDLRVSAGSSVVVRPGEPLEVEFESEDRDAWDQVPPLRALFTRWAPDGDMSYWARDYFLVEPMPEPPAEATLPKDVSFFP
- a CDS encoding wax ester/triacylglycerol synthase family O-acyltransferase, giving the protein MSDVKTNGIEFDEFMSEADTVMWVGERDPRLRSTMVSVWVLDRMPAIEDFEAMLADSVEQIPRLRQRVVRDAYEIAPPRWEFDPNFDPGFHFRRSHLGGEGELRDLLDLAEPIAMQAFDKDRPLWEFYLVDGLSGGRAGVIMKLHHAVSDGVGLVNMTKSMIERTPDEGRKRRTGRRLADLEVPEPATRRELVRGAIKHRVRRATENAGRVLRGAADLAADLVTKPSETVGRASDMVGSIGRLLEPITEPKSPVMRDRGMALSLSGFTASLAGMKKTGRAMGGSVNDVFVTAVAGGLRRYHEHFGASVDELNMMMPINMRAKDESGRKAGNQFVPSRFLVPVGIEDPLDRMEAIQDRIREQRGESALGYVEDIMTVMNQLPDAVMQGVMEGMTTAVDFVTSNVPGPRSATYTAGAKIEQMFPFGPPAGAAVNITLFSYDGTCHVGINADRAAVESPELLRECIEKSMVELLSNYHEE
- a CDS encoding sulfate adenylyltransferase, producing the protein MSQNDLVPVHGGLEEPVDRLVPFKDKAAFLSEAEGLPAIRVTDADLATVYRIADGALSPLTGPMKKAAFDLALDEKVVESKGGRYAWTIPIALPLTDAEAGSLTAGGACAVKTEDGQVVAILSDLEVFDWDKAKYLTSVYGTERVDHPGGRIVDNDERTKLIGGELRALPQRANKEYGEFMLSPKMCRAFIADKKWERALAFQTRNPLHRAHEYALVYGVEQLTAAGHFAGAVLNPLMGELKGDDVPASTRMLCYRKLHSERLLGEGDKDEAIWEKAGYDISDVFELIGLDIKMFYGGPAEAIMHGIYRQNYGFSDIVIGRKHADAPFEDGEAIWGDFDAHDIFDALPGQLAIQPCKVGFAAFYESLGRVDLTERHPDEKPFSISGTKVRSMLQEGERPDPRIMRPETSDVLIEAYRN
- a CDS encoding TetR/AcrR family transcriptional regulator is translated as MAARRTKRKKAASPRTRMSPDQRRAQLLRCALEVFANKGIRRAGHAEVAKLAGCAVSTVFLYFDTREALVDAVLDEVETFYTDLAGRAHASARPATEVLLDHGRRFRASIESHPEHALVLLNWAANARSRVWPRYIALIEDMVENHRKTIERGIAEGDLDPAVDAESAARIIIGYAHMTIQLRLADFEPERAEQISQRMVSAVLSPPNPLKDAAA
- a CDS encoding Rrf2 family transcriptional regulator — its product is MLGLAMRLSRRARYALCGIFDLAYNGGGHPVRVKQIGARQGIPHRFLEQIFQDLRRADLVSGKRGPGGGYVLTRSPEDISLRQVVEAVEGPEAFAAEATTEGWAPSEHRPDFLWVELAERMAATLDGVAISDLCREAASRSLDRELTAVLDFQI